GGAGATCTATCGCGATAAAACACGTGTGAGTAAAAAGCCAAAGATTTAAATTGCCCTGTCTTTTTCTCCACTAGATCAGTTTCCTGCTGGTTTAAGTGCCTTCATGAAAAGTAAAAGAGATTTGGAGGTTTTATCAGCTCTCTGTGCTTGGCTGTGAGCATCGAAGCAGATGGACTGTGACAGACTGGCATCTGCCCAGCCTCCTAAAGCTGCTGCATGCTACAGAAACAAGAGATAACCTCACAGCCTGGGAGCCATCAGCCTACTCAAAGCTTAATTATGTTACTTCTTCACGCTACCACCTTCCCTTTAATCTGCTGGATGGTATCTGAGATCCAGCCGATCGAGACGCGAAAGCGGCTGAGAGCCACCAAGGGCCAGAGGGTCGGGGAGTGTGACTCAGCATGTGTGTCCATCAGCATGTGTGGGTTGGTttattcatatgtgtgtgtgtgtgtgtgttagcccCGAGGCAACGCTGAGTAGTGTCAGCCACTCTCTGGCAAGGATCAAACACTCGGCTTGTGGCTCAAACCCCACACTGGCTCCACTGAGAGATGCCAACAGTGCTGAGACTGACTGATTCAATGACTGATTGATTGCCTACTTGATGAACTCATCGAGTTATTGATTTGACTGCTTCTTGTCCCTCAGCAGTGGGTTTGTGGGCGCAGTTAGAATCACTGGAACGCTCATATTTTGGTGAATAAGCTCCGACTCCCTCCCACAGTAATATCAATAATGTGTCTCTCCTCTGATTGTCCGGTGCTGATGTGGTGGTGCACTTGATGTTCTGAATACATTTGCATGTGCATACACTGTACTGCAGAATGCTTATTCACCAAAAAGTCAACACACCACTTAATTACATCAACAGGCTCAGTTTGTAATCTATGCAAAGGGATATCTTGACATTTTAGCTCAGCATTTGCAACATTCTTCATCTTCATTACCAGCTACTGAAAAAAATCACTCCAGCAGCATACTCAGCATTCAAACCAACAGTGCTGCTGTGGTACAGTATATTAGCTGAGAGGTCTTTTTTAAACGGTgtgtttaaaggtccaatatgcaacattctgcAGGTGAGTTGTTGGCAAACAAACACTAAGCATGTAAATATTAGGGACGACTAGGTAGCTGATTCCGACATGAGTCATTTTACAGCTTTTGAACTacaaagctgttaacaacacattttgtgctgATGAATTTAATATCTACAGCCATTTCAAgcaatttcaaagacaaaactgGGAAACAAATATTGTGCTGCCATAAAGAAGATacaaacagcccacaacatgactcagctaaaatgcttttgtgtttttttaattgttttttttacagtctgtgcctCGTGGACCATGTGAGACAGCTGAATTTGAACAGATTTCACATTATCTCTAAACCGatgcagtgattttgaccagtatcagagtGATACTGATATTAAGTATCGTATCAGGTCATCTCTGGTAAGTATACTGTAAAGGAGTGCGTTGTAATCGTGGCTGTTGTTTTGGTTCGGTTTGAGCACCTGTCAGAAACGCTAGATCCAGTATTCAAATATGCTGTTCACAAGATGAGCACTTTTGAACACTGACATGTTACATTTGTGGGCTTTTACCTACGTTTTCTGAAAGCACTAGGTTCAGGATGTCCTGTACGCGACTCTCCTTGTCATATTCACAAGGTCATAAGATCTACTTGAATAGTTGCGACGTGAACACGGGtaagtagtaaaaaaaataaagcacagagGCAGAGAGTATTTTTGAAGCATCACTGAAGGCGACTCTCTGAAGCTCTTTTTTGGATAAAAATGAGAGAGATAAGACCAGGGTGAATTTTGGTCTAGTATTTCTGAAATTGAAGAGTTCTATGAGATGCTAAACTACTCCAGCATGACTAAGAGCCAGCCCTGGACTCTTGAGTAACTTGATGCATACATTATGGTTGCAGATTGGACCTTTGATGAAGCACAGAAACTTACACATTACCAAATGCCTTGtgataaaaaaagtttttgtcaAGGTATCCCATTCCCTATCTTTACATTATCAACAATCGTGCATAAGCTTCCTTCAAAGCATTGACACATACAGTCATCCGTCATTGTTTTTGTCGTTTTGTGTAACTTTTTGCACATCATGCACTATCCAATATTATAATCCTACCTTTATATTCCCTAACATGCCAAAAagacaagcaaaaacaaagacactttgGACTGACTGTATATGGCATTATGCATGAATCATCAGTGTTAGCATTTAAGAAGATTATTCAGCCTAATTCACTAACACGAACACTCCCAGTTGCAAACAGGAGCAGGAAGCGCTATTATCCATCTGTCATTGATTTCAACATCAAACTGTGATGAATTTAAGACCCCGGTGGGTGGAGGAGCTTTCACCAGTACATAATCAGCTCATAAACACCTCTGATAATCTCCAACAGCTTcaaagggatatttcaggttttttgaagtgtggttgtatgggGTGCTGACACGTAGTCTGCACCGACTGCGAGAACCAGTCACACAGTCGGCGCTGcgtatgtgtcagtacctcatacaaccccATTTCAAGATCTCTGTCTTTAAAAGCGCTTTAATAATCAACTTTTACTAATTTTTTCAGTGCAGTGATCACAAAACTGTTGACTGAAAGTTCCCCAGAACTTTGTCAGCACAAAACTGGGGCAACTGTTCCCCTGTGATTTAccagcagcaaaaacacagtTGGGGAGAAGACAGTCAACTGACTATAGGGAGTGTGTTTTAGTATTTTTCCCCAAAGTCATTATTCCAAATCACATCAGTCACAGTGTTTGTGGTGTATGGGAGGGCTCTCTGGAGGAGCCATTATCTGTGGCACTCGCAGGGCTGAGGACGGCAGCAGGGAACGTAACAAGCAGAGCGCAGGTTACATCCCTGCATCCTGTTGGCAACACTGTGAGGAGCCGCTGCTAAATACAGAGAGTGTGTTACCGGTTGGCGTAGTGCTcaatccgtgtgtgtgtgtcatcatgaGAGAGCTGCGGGGACGATCCGGGCCTGTGAGAGATAGagaagcagacaaaaaaaaggagaggtaGAGCTCATGAGTGCTACCAGGAGGGACTCATTATTCccagtgcacgcacacacacacacacacacacacacacagaactccACAGGAGTGCCGTGAAGGGAGCGACAGTACAAGGCACAGATGTGTGACCGAGTGGAATGCTTTGTAAATAAGCTCTTCGATTGTACCCTGCTCTCTCAACATGGAATACATTTGCCTTCACTTCAAAAGTGGCTTCAGATCTAAGATCTCACACCCCGTATGCTGAGGGCAAGGTGACTTAAAGTCAGGTGCTTTAATAGGATGTTTCCTTTTTACAAGGGCATCTTGACACTTAGAGGTTTTATCTGGTCAAatatcagtgtgtttttacctgAAGATAAAAAGCTGATGAATAAGTAACCCCTGGATATTAAAAAGATCCAGGTCAGAGACTTAAACTGCTGCATCTTGACTGATGCGAAAGCTACACCCACTCCAGTCTGTATTAGAATACAATGGAACTATTTAAATACAGTTCATAATAATGTAGTAAGCTATGGTGATGTAGGCAAgtttaaatgacatgtttcaTGAGTGGCGGTGTGGTGACATGAGGCAAAAAACTGTGAGATGTAAAGTCACCGCAAACACAAACGGCTAATTAGATGGATGGaggtgagcatgtgtgtgcatgtgtgtgcatgtgtgtgtgggggtacAAACGTTTGTCTATAAATTTGTTAATACAATGATAAGAAACTCATGTATCTTCGCATGTGTCCACCggaaaatgaatgaacaggtattgtgtgtgtgtgtgtgtgtgagccaagTACTCACGCATGGTCTACGGGCCAGAAGTTGATCAGAGTGACAGGACTGCAAGACAAAAAAACGTGAGATGAtgacacaggaagtggaaggaCACTGCACAGCAAAGCATGGTGGGAGTTGTAGTATGGAGTATGAGAGAACACGTACAAGCATGGGCACACTCTCTCACATACTTAcagaacaaataacaaacagttGTTGTTGACGAGGCATGTATTACTGATCCGACAAAACATGTGATGTACACAGGCGTtactgatccactgctgcctccatcactaagttcaaatttGTGTTTACAACCCTTAGATGAACTTCAGTGAtgcaaggcagcagtagaccagctgctcctctgtgagctaaaaatagtcattttctctctatttttatttacaaaaagtcCTGTTTTTTGACTAGCAACCTtcatgtctcaggctggttaGTGCTGACTAAGTGTCAGTACCCCCATACAACCAAGTATCACTTTTAAGAAATTCCTTTTTTAATCCCAAATATCATTATTGGCAGCAGATTTACAAAAATGAGACCAGCTCCTCTACATTTAGTTTTGTCTACTTCCTAAATCTATGGCTTATACTGTGAAGTCAACAAACATGAGAACACGCACAACACTGCGTCAACATGTAGacttatatatctatatatttctgttgcatatgtgtgttttatccTGTGTCTACAGGTTTAAATTAAGCATGAATTTAAAGGCTTGTTTTGAATATCTGTTGCAATAAAACCTGTTTactttgattgtgtgtgtgtgtgtgtgtgtgtacgcgggCATGAGAGAGACTCACGTTTCCATGTTGTCTCCCTCCAGGATTGTCTGGACCGGCAGGTAGCCCATGCGTGGGTGTTTCGCAAAGTAACGCTTGGTCCTGAACTTGTTCTTCAGTACCTTGGCAAAATCCCTGACATCCTCCCCTGATGTCGTCTGTACAGAGACAAGTAAAATGCAATTCattcaaaataatgaattaaacaaatgaTCAAACACGATCTGTATGCATGGACAACTgtcattaaaacacatgaatgatAAACAAATGGACACTTAGTGGCCAATTTATTAGGTTTGCCTGTCCAATCTTATCCAACATGGCAGCTCaattcatttaaacatgtaaacaaggCAAAAACAACCTGCTGTAATTTAAAGTGAGCATCAGAATGTgaggaaaggtgatttaagtgactttgaacttGGCAAGTTTGTtgttggtctgagtatttcagaaactgatgaCCTAATGGGATGTCCATGCACAGGGGGAAAATGCCtagttgatgccagaggtcagaggagaatgaccagactggtttgaaatgatagaaacCAAGGTATACAGAAGAGAACACATGGAAGCTTGAAGCAGCAGAAGgccacaccaggtgccactttattaggtgtcctgtgtacctaattaAGTAGTCGGTGAGggtatatattatgtatattgcTTAATGCAGTGACGCAGAGTGCAGTGCTGCTAAAACActgtgtaataatgtaataaacataatttgtttttaatctgatatgtcattttctgtttatgTCAGAATGTAACACATATATTAATCATGTtattctgtttctgttattGTAATTaccaaatatcttgtttttaatttgtgcatgaacaaacacattcaagaCAGCTGaatacaggaagtgacacacaAGACCCATTTCTCAGCtcatcaaagtaaaaaaaaaaaaatagaattgcTGATAATTGGATTACTCTATAAACACAGCTCAAAACCAGACATAGATAAAGAGAAATATTTTGACAGTTTCCTTTACATGTTTCAGAGAAGAATATAGTAATATTCATACCGGAGTGCAGTACTCTACCATGGGGTACTGCATCTTGTGTCCCTTGGCAACACGACCCGAGAAGAAGCAGCTTTGGCAAATATCATAGTTGAAATGTTTCAGGCTCCGATATCTggggagagataaaaaaaaagacgatgGAAGTCAAAGAATAAAGCAGAGGGAGAGCAAAAGTGGGAGGgggaaatgtaataaaagaagaaagcagtagaaaaaaaaaagagggtggAGAGGCAAAGAAGACAAAGGAGGAAATTTACAGCTTTGTTTTCTACAGAGCTGAAGCAGTTCAATTTCTCTCAGCCTAGTACCTAAATGAGAAATTTACTTTCTGGCTTTGAGACTCTATTCAAATTTATCACTGCTCTTGTCGTGAAGGGGCCAACCAACAAAAGAGGAGTCACGCCTCCTTTTACAGGTCCCAACCTTCCAGCCGACCAACTCCTGGGTCCCATCAGTATTTTAAGTGCTGTGGTAACAAACAAGACTGCGGTTCTGTCATCATAATCACATCATCAATCATTCATATGTACCAGTGTGCCATTTTACTGCCGTGCTACTGAATTAGATTAAGGCAATGAATACGTTTACAAGCGTCTTTGCAGATGGAGCTCCACTCTGGTGACAGAGAGCAATCTCATTCATCAAACGGGTGAAGTTAATGAGGTTCTGCTggaataataatacaaaacaaaatgctaGATGTGTAAGTTATGTACGAGCACGTGATGGGCATCACGACAGGGATATGTTTTCTTATttgaaaccacattttttttcttttgtgtttgcttttacaCGTGGAAACGTTGTGTTCTGCAGATGGATCTCGATGATATTTTCAGCTGCTCTGTGAGCTTGTAGCAAACACAATGGCAAAATGTGTTAATTGCAGCCAAACATAAAGATATTTGGCCTTGAACTGAACTATTGGACAAGCACAAGTCAATGTTGAGATATTTCACACTATGCGGTGATGCgggaaaacatttacacattttatccTTAGGAAATCAAAAGGATATGGACAACAATTTCACCGCAAATCATCCACTCgatggatttgtttttaaaaagagtgGGACATTTAATTAGCATTAAAGGAGCCATGCTGGTCTTGTTCAGTCCAGTTCATCATATCACTCTCAGTTTCTACATGTTCATGATGAAAGTTAGACATGGAGTTCTGCAGGGCTCTGTGCTTGGACCGACTGTATTCATGTCGTCTATGTGCCCTATAGACAATATTAGTTAAAtatataatactaatactaatggCACATTAAGATGAACTATTTCGTGATGGTACAACTTCACCGACCTGAATCCTATGATGGGACACTCTTTGCAGATGTTACACTTGGCCTGGTGCTTGGCGgtctcagcagcagccacacGGTGCAGGACTGGTAACCACACTATGGACTGGGGCTCCAGACGCATCCAGTCAAGAAACATGGCGGCCTCCAGCTCTGGTTTGTTGTTGGCCTGTGTAGACAATGTTACAGGAAGCATGGTGTAAATAAGTCAAATGAAATATGATTTGAACAGAATGGATGACTGTGAAGCTGAGAGATTACTGTAAAATGCAAGGAGAAAGCAGCTTACTGGCCTAGTGCCTTGTGTTGGTGACAGTTTCTAGAAATCACTGAATCCAGATATTTCATTTAcacactgtatgtactgtatccTCTAGACCTACATTCTACATTCTGCCCCATTTGGTTGAGATAAGGATGTCCTTGTTTCCATTTAAGTAACATCTTTGCAGAGAAAGAGATGATTTGTTTGATCCTGCTGTTCACTTACATCTCCTGCCACACACGCaaacttttttccttttttggccTTTTTCATGCAGCTCAGCTCTTGGTGAGGGGAGTTttttgatgtactgtatatattatatttgagTACTGATGCATAGTGCTGACTGTGTTGTGCATGCTTACTAAGCAAATACCACAGTTTCCGGTCAGAAAAGGCAGACTAACAATGAGATAAAGCAGTTACAGTAGACATTAACAGGCATAGAATCacactgaatgaaaacattgaACTATCCCTTGAGTTATGCTGATTGGTACGGCTCTGGGAAAAGACAGCCTTCATGTGGGGGGGCCTTGAGGCAAAAGTGCAATTTGACATCTGTTCAAGTGCAGCATATGAAAATGTTGTGACGATGATTAGTGTGTACTGTCATTACTACGTTCTATGACTCCGTATGAGGTCAAACTGGATTGCTAACTCGAGAGTGAAAcagttgagtgtgtgtctgtgtttcactcACAAACTGGAAGCAGCTGCGGACTGAGGGCTCGATGTTGGAGCCGCCGAACGAGGCGACCTCGCCGAGCTGCCGGGGGATTTGGATGGAGTCGTGTAGAAGGAGGCCAAGGCGACGCTGGTCACAGAACCCGGTGGCACTGGCAACCTGTCTGAACAAAACTGCGAAAGGGAGAGGTGTAAGTCTAATAAGTTAATAATTACAGAACAAGATTCAGGAGAAGAcctaaaatattttattttgttggttAACTTTGCAGGTTTAGAAGAAAAATGTGGCAGCAGCAtgatttgtcttgtttgttttaagtaGCTATTAGTctgcctttgtgttttcagtataaacatcaaacactgtggacactgcagcgtaataagtagatttttatttgtaattaattatacaagttttaaaatatataacatttgtaTTAATTGAGCattcaaatatctaaaaatgtaaaaagtagTGTACTTGCATGACCCAAAACGTTTCCAACACTCGCTAATTCCATAGAAATCTGAATTTCcccttttaatgatgtcatctcCAGAACTGTCTCTGATATAACCTCTAAGGAAACCCCGTTATGAAACATCAAAGTGAGAAATGAAATATTCAGTGATACAAGTTAGCtaatgtgttgtcttttttttttcattttactttgtttgtcactaatggatctCGACGACTTGCAGTCATTTGCTGCGCATTCTGCTGCCAAAGCTCTCACCACGGAGAGCAAATGCACAGaggaaccaaacaagacaactAAATTCCCATGATCTTTTATGATTGTGTTCCTCGACCCTTAGGGACAGAAATGACACACTGTGCAGttaaataattgaaatattACATCATTGTTACACTGTTCTGCTGTTTCCGAAAACCCAAGATGTctgcaaatactgtatgttgatgACATAataacagcaaataaaaaatatctaaTAAAGATTATTTCATAAATACATGGAAAGATAATTCACTTATAAAAAACTTATGGACTTACATCTGTACTTATCCTCCAGGTGAGCTTTGCAGAGTGAGATGATTCCAGTTTTGAATGACAGAGTCCGGATCTTTCCGGTGCGTCCACtaccacacaacaacacaacacgtTAGAATAGTTGTCACTACAATAATGGGAGgaatttctttgtgtgtgtagtaCATGTGCCCGTACGTGTCGTAGACGTTTAGCAGCCAGTTGAGGCACATGTCGACGCACAGCGGGACATTGACGAGGTGGGAATGGCTCTGCTCCAGTCGCTGGTACAGGCTGGTCAGACAAGTGACCAGCTGGGAGATGTCCAGCAGCTGCTCGTTCTGCTTTAGACCGTGCTGGTCGAACACCTCGCACGCCACCGGCATGCTCAGCAGGTCCactacagacacaaagacagtggAGGGCAACTGTGATTtcttggaaacacacacacacacacactcatctgaaATGACCAGACTGTCCTTCAGCAAGACTGGACACTTCTGAGTGTCCTCCGGCACAGAGCTGCTCAAGGAAAGAAGGGGACTTCCCTCAAGGGATGTATAGAGTATCACATTAttcatcttcatcattcatGAAGTCCATTAAAGGACAGAAAATGAGCAGAGAAGTGCTTCAACACTAAGGAAAGGCCCATCTCACTCCAAATGATTCTGGCAAAGCGGAAAAGAAGGGAAATGAATGCCTGAATCATAATTCATACGGCTAATCTACAGCGGAATAGATCATACTTCAATTGATGGGATGAAGGCTGCAATTCAGACATTAATAATAATTGCTTGTGTTGAATGCTGCTGCGCAGAAACAAGATGGAGATAAAGAaccaaaggaaaggaaaggagtaACGGTAAGACTATGGCTGCGCAGTATACCATTAAAGCATTGTCAAGTGGGGACAATGAGATCAAACACGTCATGCCTCATTCAAACATAACTGGCACAGTTTGTTCCATGATTAATACAGAAAATAAGCCAGTCTGATATAATATTCAACCCTGTTTAACTCCTCACACTTtcaaattatatttgtttttgatcaACAACGAGAGCAGCTTCCAAGGAAACCACCACAACTTGAAAATAAGCAAAGAACAGGCAAGAAATTAGTAATATATGTTAATTTCCTactgtgaaaaataaacttACTGAGTGTAGTACCTTTTTGCCCCCTCGAAGTTGACActcattttcttcattattgTTCTACGCAGATGATACACTTTCCTTTACGATCACTCAAATCAATCTTGAATAATGCAGAATAGAACTATAGAGGTGCAGTAAAGCAGCAGCTTCCGTCTCATCACAAGGTAAAAAgtatgattttctctatgtattctggtgcaggagagtaagtACTGCTTACTGTATTTCAGTACCTCACGCAAtcacattgaaaaaaaacccttaacaATCACCGTAAAGGGAAGACAGAGAAGAACTGAAGAGGACTGACTAAGAAAACTCcactaaaaacaaataaaaaaagatttttcaaCCACCACGCAGCCGTCATCAGGGTTAACCAGCAAACCTCTTTATTTTAAGAACTCGAACATTAATAGTGCTTCT
Above is a window of Solea senegalensis isolate Sse05_10M linkage group LG2, IFAPA_SoseM_1, whole genome shotgun sequence DNA encoding:
- the dmd gene encoding dystrophin isoform X6: MREQLRNHQTQTTCWDHPKMAELYQSLSDLNNVRFSAYRTAMKLRRLQKALCLDLLSMPVACEVFDQHGLKQNEQLLDISQLVTCLTSLYQRLEQSHSHLVNVPLCVDMCLNWLLNVYDTGRTGKIRTLSFKTGIISLCKAHLEDKYRFLFRQVASATGFCDQRRLGLLLHDSIQIPRQLGEVASFGGSNIEPSVRSCFQFANNKPELEAAMFLDWMRLEPQSIVWLPVLHRVAAAETAKHQAKCNICKECPIIGFRYRSLKHFNYDICQSCFFSGRVAKGHKMQYPMVEYCTPTTSGEDVRDFAKVLKNKFRTKRYFAKHPRMGYLPVQTILEGDNMETPVTLINFWPVDHAPGSSPQLSHDDTHTRIEHYANRLAEMENRNGSYLNDSISPNESIDDEHMLIQHYCQSLNQGSPLSQPRSPAQILISMETEEKGELERVLNDLEQENRKLQSEYDRLKKAHDRKGLSPLPSPPEMLPVSPQSARDAELIAEAKLLRQHKGRLEARMQILEDHNKQLESQLHRLRQLLEQTDSKVNGTALSSPSTSSQRSDSSLPLLRVAASQTTDTMGDDELSSPSQDASGLEEVMEQLNNSFPHSQGPSIGSLFHMADDLGRAMESLVNVMTDEQSAEQHEALPF